Proteins co-encoded in one Brassica oleracea var. oleracea cultivar TO1000 chromosome C4, BOL, whole genome shotgun sequence genomic window:
- the LOC106342380 gene encoding ABC transporter G family member 19-like, translated as MMSLPMSARKITMPCVMEETPYIFPDGSPTLVELLKDCDSFRKEDSNSITKSDDTSHHIIDINALHVPPAVSFVLAFNNLEYSVTLRQRFGFSSTSVKTLLDDVSGEACDGNILAVLGASGAGKSTLIDALAGRVAKESLRGSVTLNGDNVLQSSLLKVISAYVMQDDLLFPMLTVKETLMFASEFRLPRSLSKSKKMERVDALIDQLGLRSAVDTRIGDEGHRGVSGGERRRVSIGIDIIHDPIVLFLDEPTSGLDSTNAFMVVQVLKRIARSGSIVIMSIHQPSARILDLLDCLIILSRGKSVFNGSPASLPSFFSDFGHPIPERENITEFALDLVRELEREPNEGTRELVEFNEKWQKKKFARGTTQTASQQALSLKESIDASISRGKLVSGSSGSNLLSMETVSSYANPSLFETFILAKRYMKNWIRMPELVGTRIATVMVTGFLLATVYWKLDNTPRGANERLTFFAFVMPTMFYCCLDNVPVFIQERYIFLRETTHNAYRTSSYVISHSLVTMPQLIAPSIVFASITFWTVGLNGGLQGFFFYILIIYASFWSGSSVVTFISGVLPNIMLSYMVAISYLAYCLLLSGFYVNRDRIPIYWMWFHYISLLKFPYEAVLINEFDDPSRCFVKGVQVFDGTLIGGMSDSGKVKLLQTLGMSLRKRITESTCLRTGSDLLAQQSITQLSKWDCLWITFACGLFFRILFYFTLLFGSKNKRT; from the exons ATGATGAGCTTGCCAATGAGTGCTAGAAAAATTACCATGCCATGTGTTATGGAGGAAACACCGTACATCTTCCCCGACGGATCACCTACGCTCGTCGAGTTATTGAAAGACTGCGACAGTTTCCGGAAGGAAGATTCCAACTCCATCACCAAAAGCGATGATACTTCCCATCACATAATAGATATCAATGCTTTACACGTACCACCAGCTGTATCGTTCGTCTTAGCCTTCAACAACCTCGAATACAGTGTCACTCTTCGCCAACGGTTTGGTTTCTCGTCCACTTCGGTGAAGACTCTACTCGATGATGTTTCCGGGGAGGCATGCGACGGCAATATCCTCGCCGTTCTCGGTGCAAGTGGAGCTGGGAAGTCCACGTTGATCGATGCATTAGCGGGACGTGTTGCAAAGGAGAGTCTTAGAGGGTCCGTGACACTAAACGGAGATAACGTTTTGCAATCTAGTTTGTTGAAAGTGATATCTGCTTACGTCATGCAAGACGATCTCTTGTTTCCCATGCTGACCGTTAAAGAAACACTTATGTTCGCTTCTGAGTTTCGTCTCCCGAGAAGCTTGTCCAAGTCCAAGAAAATGGAACGTGTTGATGCCCTAATAGACCAACTAGGGCTAAGAAGCGCGGTTGATACAAGAATAGGAGATGAAGGACACCGTGGTGTCTCCGGTGGAGAGCGGCGACGCGTATCAATAG GTATCGACATTATCCATGACCCTATCGTCTTGTTCCTCGACGAACCTACATCAGGGTTGGATTCCACCAACGCATTTATGGTGGTGCAAGTTCTTAAACGTATAGCTCGTAGTGGCAGTATCGTAATTATGTCGATACATCAACCTAGTGCAAGAATACTAGATTTGCTTGACTGTCTTATTATCTTATCTCGAGGCAAGAGTGTGTTCAACGGTTCTCCGGCGAGTCTTCCTTCTTTCTTTTCCGACTTTGGTCATCCCATCCCGGAGAGAGAGAACATCACCGAGTTCGCACTTGACCTAGTTCGAGAGCTTGAAAGAGAGCCCAACGAAGGAACTAGAGAGCTAGTAGAGTTCAACGAGAAGTGGCAGAAAAAGAAATTCGCTCGAGGCACGACACAAACTGCATCTCAACAAGCCTTGTCCTTAAAAGAATCTATCGATGCAAGTATCTCTAGAGGCAAATTAGTCTCCGGCTCATCAGGATCCAACCTCTTGTCCATGGAGACAGTATCTTCATACGCAAACCCGTCATTGTTTGAAACATTCATCTTAGCCAAACGTTACATGAAAAACTGGATTCGAATGCCTGAGCTTGTCGGAACAAGGATAGCTACCGTCATGGTGACCGGTTTTCTATTAGCCACGGTCTATTGGAAGCTAGACAATACTCCAAGAGGTGCAAACGAGAGATTGACCTTCTTTGCATTCGTTATGCCCACAATGTTCTATTGCTGTCTAGACAATGTCCCTGTTTTTATCCAAGAACGTTACATCTTCTTAAGAGAGACAACACACAACGCTTACAGAACATCTTCATACGTCATATCTCATTCTCTAGTGACCATGCCTCAGTTAATAGCCCCGTCCATAGTATTTGCCTCCATCACATTCTGGACCGTTGGTTTGAACGGTGGGTTACAAGGTTTCTTCTTCTATATCCTCATAATCTACGCTTCGTTTTGGTCGGGATCATCTGTTGTTACTTTCATATCTGGCGTTCTTCCGAACATCATGTTAAGTTACATGGTCGCAATATCCTATCTCGCTTACTGTTTACTCTTGAGTGGGTTCTACGTGAACCGAGATCGTATACCAATCTACTGGATGTGGTTCCATTACATTTCACTGCTCAAGTTTCCCTACGAGGCTGTCTTAATCAACGAGTTTGATGACCCGTCTCGTTGCTTTGTTAAGGGAGTTCAAGTGTTCGATGGTACTCTTATCGGAGGAATGTCTGATTCGGGGAAGGTTAAGCTCCTTCAAACTCTGGGAATGTCTCTAAGGAAGAGGATAACGGAGTCAACATGCTTAAGGACTGGGTCTGACTTACTTGCCCAGCAAAGTATTACTCAATTGAGTAAGTGGGATTGCTTGTGGATTACGTTTGCTTGTGGCCTCTTTTTTAGGA